Genomic DNA from Thiosocius teredinicola:
CCAGCAACGCCATCACCAGCTGGACGACGAAGCTGGCGTTGAGTATCAGGCTGACGAACGAAAGATCACTACTGTGCATTCTTAATTTTCTCGCGGATAGGTTCCGGTATCGGCACCGGGCGGAATCGTTCTTTGTCCAGGCACACGACCTTCACCGAGGCCTCGCTCAACACGGTGTCGGGCTCGCGCACGATGCGCTGAGCGAAGGTCATACTGACTTTGCTGACCGAATCGATTCGGGCTTCGACGACCAATTCGTCGTCAAAACGCGCCGGCAGAAGATAATCGATTTCGACATGACGAACCGCGAACACGATCCCGGAGTCACGGATCAGGGCATTTTGCTCAAACCCTTGATCGCGCAGCCATTCTGTACGCGCGCGCTCGAGGAATCGCAGGTAATTGGCGTAATACACCACGCCACCGGCATCGGTATCTTCGTAGTAGACCCGAACGGGCCATTTAA
This window encodes:
- the ybgC gene encoding tol-pal system-associated acyl-CoA thioesterase, which produces MFKWPVRVYYEDTDAGGVVYYANYLRFLERARTEWLRDQGFEQNALIRDSGIVFAVRHVEIDYLLPARFDDELVVEARIDSVSKVSMTFAQRIVREPDTVLSEASVKVVCLDKERFRPVPIPEPIREKIKNAQ